The genome window CCAAGCCTTGCAGCAATGATCTACGATGTCTTCATAGGTTTCGAAGATGAGGTTTGATAGCCAGTTGTCTCGCATGAATTGCCAGATGTTTTCGACTGGATTGAGTTCTGGGCATTTTGCGGGGATCGGGATGATGGTGATGTTGTCCGGAATGACCAGCTTGTCAGTCATGTGCCATGCGGCTTGATCCACGAGCACAGCCCCATGTGCTTTGGGTGCGACAGTTTGGGAGATTTCAGCAAGATGCAGGGCCATCGCTTCGGTATTGCACGCTGGCAGCACAAGACCTGCAGCTTTCCCGAGGGCTGGGCAAATCGCTCCAAAGATGTAGCTTGAACTCGTGCGCTGATCATGTGGGGCGGAAGGTCGCGTACCGCGCTTCGCCCATCGGCGCGTGATCTTGTTTTTCTGGCCGACACGCGCTTCATCTTGGAACCAGACTTCGATCACAGTGCCTTGCAGGAGCCGTGCGCGGAGCTTTGCTACTGCGGCTGCAAACCCTTTTTTTTAAAGTCCTCCAGTGCGGCTGTATCTTGCGCGTGATGGCGCGGGCGTGCTGTGAGTTTGACATAACCAAGCGCCCTGAGTTCCCGGCTTATCGACGTCTCGTGAAGT of Roseinatronobacter monicus contains these proteins:
- a CDS encoding IS630 family transposase (programmed frameshift), which encodes MGAALALRTDYDGMKLRELARKTKDANQARRLLALAEIYDGGRRSDAARIGGVGLQIVRDWVERFNARGPDGLINGKAPGQQSKLNDEQRRALAAIVESGPTLSVHGVVRWRLSDLRKWIADTFGISLHETSISRELRALGYVKLTARPRHHAQDTAALEDFKKGFAAAVAKLRARLLQGTVIEVWFQDEARVGQKNKITRRWAKRGTRPSAPHDQRTSSSYIFGAICPALGKAAGLVLPACNTEAMALHLAEISQTVAPKAHGAVLVDQAAWHMTDKLVIPDNITIIPIPAKCPELNPVENIWQFMRDNWLSNLIFETYEDIVDHCCKAWNKLVSMPDTITSIGTRDWAQEF